In Rhipicephalus sanguineus isolate Rsan-2018 chromosome 1, BIME_Rsan_1.4, whole genome shotgun sequence, the DNA window CAACACAAGCCTGAGCCAGTCACCTGTCTTGTACCAGGCCCACTACTATGGTGCTTAACAATGCATATCATCACCTTTACAACACTAGTACACATGCCAGTGCACACTAGGTCTCTTCCGTACACCTCGTGAGCTAGACGCCTTGGCAGATACCACTTGGTTTTTAGCCGATTGAAACCACTTCAATATAAGCAACCTGGATTTGGTTACTATCCATCGTCAAGCTGATGCAGGACAAAGCCAGTGCACACCAGGTACTTACGCAGCTTGGCATAACTTAAGCACTACAGCTGTGTCCCACTTCTGCATCATGTATACATGTATAGTGACATAGTAGTACACTGTAGGTACTGTGGCTGCCAATGGCTGCCAAGGGCTGTGGCTGTCACGTGCTGGCACTGCGCTCGTTTGAAGTGGTAGTGGCAGCCAACacgctcaaataaaaaaaatttgaaaaTTCTGAAGGCCGTGATGCATGCTAACTTAACTTCTTACCCCTCTGTcatctccctgtgtagcttccaacACGCTCATCGGGATGAAAGATGCGAAAAAGCATGCCAAGACATGAGGCAATTAACTTCATTAATGAGGCAATTCTATGATGACTTGGAAAGGTGCTGCAGGACCCCTTTACATGGCACAATTTAAAACTCCCACAGCGTGAGTGGCTAGAGTTCAGTGCTAACTACACTTGTAAACCAGAATGGTGGTGAAGGTAGTGCAAGTGACATGGAGAAATCTCAAATTTTGAAATGAATGCAGTATGATGCACAGACGAAATAACTTGTAAAGAGGAAAGGCACAGAAACAAGAAAAGGGAGTAAGAATATGAAGCAATGaggttgtaaaatatgtggcacaaaaaccagccgacgcggacttacaagctcaaacaggcgtttattagcgtccgcatgagcccagaacgtcaagatggctccttcgttcctggtagaacgcgctcacgcGCCCGCTAGCCCAaaactcgtcttcgtcttcttgaaggctgaacgcgggaaattcaacacattcccggccgcgcaatGGTGTCGCGTCTTTATGGTCAGGCGCTTTCGGTGTTGTATTCTCCAGAAGTCCTCTGTACGCGTTCATGCTTCCGTTTCTTCGATATGGCCTTGAGGTGTATTCGTCAGCCTTCTACCTTTCGAGCTAATCCTTCACATGCCAAAGCTTCTCTCGCCATTTGGCGTGGAGACTGAGGACGTCCTCTCCTGCCAGCTCGCAGATGTAGGCGAGCAGGTCCATAGGGCTCTCAGCACATGCTGCTTCGACGGTTTCAGCAGCAGGCCCCTGTTGCCATAACGGTCCAGCGATGTCCTCACGTTCAGGTTTTATTTGCTGGGAAGGCAGTTCTGTATTCTTGGGTCCGATTCTTGCAGCACTTGATGAGGTTGCGTCTTCTCGTGTGGGCAGTGAGGGACGCTCTTGAACTTGCTGGATGGCAGCACAGTCTTGCATGCGCAACCAATCATGTGTTCTTCCTGCCTGAGACAACTCCTTTAGACGATTCTCCAGGCTACCCATTTCTGTCTCTCTTCTCATCGTCTGCTGGTGCTCCATGACATGTCCTGgctgtcttttttgtttctccaACTCAATCTCGCATTGTTCCATGCCCAACTGCTGCATCTTGAGCAGCACAGGGAAAATCAGCGTGAGCTTCTCCTCCGACACACGCAGCCGCTTGCGCACCCCGTCCAAATCCTGGGTCAACTTCTGTATTTTGGACTCGTACTCCTTGGTCATGTGTGCCTGAGCAGCTTCTCTCACGACTTTCTCCAGATTATCTTCAATGTTCTCACGAAAAGTTTGCTTCTCAGAAAGCAAGCGTTGAAGCtccttcagcttgttttcatggGCTCTGTGCTCCCGCTCACGAGCAGTCTGCTCCTCGCGCAACTTCAGTCGCAGCTCGGCCATCTTAGTTTCCATTGAAGTGGCCTGCTCGTTCACGTTTCTTAGAGCTTGAGCTTCATGCAGTGCGTAATCCTTCGCCTGGATGACTCGCTTTTGGCTAGCATGAAAGGCCGGCTCCAGCATCTGACTTTTGCGTGTTGGAACACGCTCTCCGAGTCGGGTCTCATATCGCTGGAGTCTTCCTTTTTCCTCGCCGATGATTCCGCGGAATTCTTCTGCAGTTTCGAGTTGGGTGGTCATGTCCGTTAGTCGGGAGTGAAAAGTCTTTGATGATTTGGGATCCGTGCTGCCTTGTGAGGTCCACCCACGCTTTTTCACGGTAGTCAgcgttttttcgtttcctggTCTGGAAACTTCTCCGGTCATTTTGATGTCTTCCCGCTGCATTCGCCTTAGCTTATCTGGGTCGCACATAGTGGTTGCATGACGACCTTTGCAGCCCGAGCATGTGACTCTACGCCTGCAATCTCTTGCTCGGTGACCTTTAcatgtgcatcgaaagcaccgcaTGTCGGCAGAAAGAAGTTTCCTCTTCTCTTGCAGCGATAAGTCCATGCTACATGACTCTGTCAAATGCTGCGTCGATTTACAGAAATTGCAGCTCGAGTTCGTTGCAGTTATAGCAACTTGACAGTGAAGGTGAAGTACTGATGACGTTGGGACTGCACTGTGAAAGTGGGGACTCTCGTTGTCTTTAGGATGAGTCGCCTCGTCGTATCCTTTCTCTTCTGCAAAGTCACTCCTTTCGAGGCTCTCCACTTCAATAGAGACAAAGTGAAGAAGACGCTCTAGTTCCGTgtcatgctgaacgttgttggagctttcaggttgtgtcgcgcaggatcgatgatatgccacgacgatgtcacgtggcaatgccctcagcagaacgtcgcacagcatcgatgaaaaggacgacttgctgatgccaagcgtctccagtccccgcgtgttaatcagcacatggtcatacagtcaaatctcgttacaacgaacaccacattaacgaacatttcaaattaacgaacttttaagaaatcccgtgccgactgcttatagtttcaatgtaaaaatatttcactactacgaacttcagaataacgaacatttcagaataacgatcgttatttaattcccgtgtaatcttaacaacacctcagtactacgaacttatatcccgaaatgcgaggattcttaaatttcagtgtatcggtcatggcggtcggagctgtaaggtagcagacgacgcagcgcgaagagcggacgccctcccgctaaaacctgagatggcacgggaggagaaagacgcgggcggagaacttttttttttttttccccttcgttgcggaggcgacaacgcatcaggttttgtaaaggcccaaccgcatgcatagcacgcgactttcgagcgaatgcgacaaacgggctccatcgcgctgctcgattgaaaactattgcgcgcacgcaggcaaattacgaaaaagaattacagagtagacgaatgacatgccaaatttattattgtcttgtttgggataaagatgccataaaagcgtttcgggacttccttttttcgcaatcttatgtttaaccgcggcagtagtatctgctgtgatcccatggggcgcccggaagcgtacgctgcctacgctacgtcgcacttttttgtaaactgcgttatgttggggttagtccacgaggcgcatctcgacaacgtttcctcttgctgtcatagaacgtttaagaaaagccgcagcgcctcacatcgttgcttcgcagggagaagggctacctcacacgacgacgatgttgacattgcagcaagctaccaccaatgcagcaagctaccaccgaaacatcaaaacgaaccgtcgatcataaataacgacaaaatacggccgctgcctcgctctccgcgtgagatggggctgtaaataaggtagtctataacttgcattccttgaagtacgcgccgattggaagcatcacgagcaaattgcaaccgaagcaagggtcagagatgctgccatgttgttggatatcgctcacttccgggcgacaagctatgttttctggctttccagaaacctgggatgctatcgcggaacgattctatttcagattccaatgcctttcgtgcttttcgcgcttggccagtcgtcagaacgacggtccgtccgcgttatcagcgcgatcagccagccgtgtggaatcggaaatagcatcgtttcgcgattgcacccctgtgacaaacgacggcgatggatggccctccgcgacagcaaatcctgtcggccgtcgctcaaactcgcgtgcatgcagttgggccttaaaggattgcagcgatgacatggacgacgatgtcacggtagcacccgaagatcgcgacgagtccgtgtcggccacagatgcgttggactacttgaggaaactccgcatattcatagaaaaaagcggaacagcgaccgaagcggcggataaaaatgcggatggtctagaatcgttcgtgacgcagagtttgtgctgcacccgtcaaaaaaacgatcacggactatttcaaataaacgtaccttgtctgacgttcacgtgtgcattgttgtgagaaacgagttcaaggacgtaccgttgcaaaggtaggacgtttgcgttactgaaattctattgttatggtaaatttttgggctttcactataacgacctttcagaataacgaacatttttccgcgg includes these proteins:
- the LOC119380305 gene encoding uncharacterized protein LOC119380305, translated to MDRLKMKRTTRRAQNTKLIQEASALLENDDATVRQIDSICEMLKSNNEELRKINDEMESHISDEAFEAEYATVIEYEDNATRILAELQSKRRQHSETSPVSPHIEVRDVPASMGPSERPGAKLPKLTINPFAVESLERSDFAEEKGYDEATHPKDNESPHFHSAVPTSSVLHLHCQVAITATNSSCNFCKSTQHLTESCSMDLSLQEKRKLLSADMRCFRCTCKGHRARDCRRRVTCSGCKGRHATTMCDPDKLRRMQREDIKMTGEVSRPGNEKTLTTVKKRGWTSQGSTDPKSSKTFHSRLTDMTTQLETAEEFRGIIGEEKGRLQRYETRLGERVPTRKSQMLEPAFHASQKRVIQAKDYALHEAQALRNVNEQATSMETKMAELRLKLREEQTAREREHRAHENKLKELQRLLSEKQTFRENIEDNLEKVVREAAQAHMTKEYESKIQKLTQDLDGVRKRLRVSEEKLTLIFPVLLKMQQLGMEQCEIELEKQKRQPGHVMEHQQTMRRETEMGSLENRLKELSQAGRTHDWLRMQDCAAIQQVQERPSLPTREDATSSSAARIGPKNTELPSQQIKPEREDIAGPLWQQGPAAETVEAACAESPMDLLAYICELAGEDVLSLHAKWREKLWHVKD